A window of the Thermococcus alcaliphilus genome harbors these coding sequences:
- a CDS encoding D-glucuronyl C5-epimerase family protein — MKLIKIIPIFLIIFSLGCITVEDGLYSSPINSNVKVYVQIEEKSAVFDFSEVEIKVGDKTISEFNKPIFVGYARGDNGEVNVAFIAEARVKNWYGKNGHAKNLITFKLPYGEEVLVTLELYYQDESIRIRADRDKSGVIGESIPKDVFLSPEEALLEEIRGLYGKIPEDILREIERNKKLSSFFLQKYSETGNITYLISYRDSSYVLRAFGELAKWKALTPVDLKVFNLTLKANNEYYSRFTSPQKDFFTVIFSDSTPYYSPIKIKGALNTSLPFIYYRGRGINLYAVSALHWVDLYFQRGDNEKALRLLDELQGLLYYGNYNGEDYALFLNYFHFENSSVPWVSGYAQGLGAGLYAKAYQITNNKTYLKTANLLLNSFDLPLEMNGFVADTKYGPWYLEYNYNSNELVLNGHIIALQGLYYYWEITKDEKAWKLFKAGVESTKRALPIFDTNSWSRYSNIHGDASEFYHRLHIRLLKWLYDVTGDEYFLNYARKWNNYLIYRGLKPEDLG; from the coding sequence ATGAAACTAATTAAAATAATACCCATTTTCCTGATAATTTTTTCTCTCGGATGCATTACCGTTGAAGATGGGCTCTACTCATCCCCCATAAACTCTAATGTCAAAGTATACGTGCAGATAGAAGAAAAAAGCGCAGTTTTTGACTTTTCAGAAGTGGAAATAAAAGTGGGAGATAAAACGATAAGTGAATTCAATAAGCCCATTTTTGTTGGATATGCAAGGGGAGATAACGGAGAAGTCAACGTTGCATTCATTGCGGAAGCAAGAGTAAAAAACTGGTATGGAAAAAATGGGCATGCTAAAAACCTGATTACATTTAAGCTCCCCTATGGAGAAGAAGTACTTGTTACCTTGGAGCTCTACTATCAAGATGAGAGCATTAGGATAAGAGCAGATAGGGATAAATCGGGAGTTATCGGTGAGAGCATTCCAAAAGATGTTTTTCTATCTCCAGAAGAAGCCCTGCTCGAAGAAATAAGAGGCCTCTATGGAAAAATTCCAGAAGATATTCTGAGAGAAATCGAGAGAAACAAAAAATTGAGCAGCTTTTTCCTGCAAAAGTATTCCGAAACAGGCAACATCACCTATCTCATATCCTATAGGGATTCCTCCTATGTACTACGGGCTTTTGGGGAGCTTGCAAAATGGAAAGCCCTCACACCCGTTGACCTAAAGGTCTTCAACCTAACTCTGAAAGCCAATAACGAGTACTACTCTCGCTTTACTTCACCACAAAAGGACTTTTTTACTGTGATATTCTCGGACAGCACTCCCTACTACTCCCCAATAAAGATAAAGGGGGCACTAAACACCTCTTTGCCCTTCATATACTACCGGGGGAGGGGAATAAACCTCTATGCGGTGAGTGCCCTTCACTGGGTTGACCTGTACTTCCAAAGGGGAGATAATGAAAAAGCTCTAAGACTCCTGGACGAGCTTCAGGGGCTCCTCTATTATGGAAATTACAACGGCGAAGATTACGCTTTGTTTTTGAATTATTTTCATTTTGAGAATTCTTCCGTTCCCTGGGTTTCTGGCTACGCTCAGGGCTTAGGAGCAGGATTATACGCTAAAGCATACCAAATAACAAACAACAAAACATACCTAAAAACAGCAAACCTGCTATTAAATTCATTTGACCTGCCTTTAGAAATGAACGGATTTGTTGCAGATACAAAATACGGGCCATGGTATCTCGAATACAACTACAATTCAAATGAGCTGGTCTTAAACGGCCACATAATAGCTTTGCAAGGCCTCTACTACTACTGGGAAATCACGAAAGATGAAAAAGCATGGAAACTATTCAAAGCTGGAGTAGAGAGCACAAAGAGGGCACTCCCAATCTTTGACACCAACTCGTGGAGTAGATACTCAAACATTCACGGGGACGCGAGCGAGTTCTACCACAGACTCCACATAAGGCTCTTAAAATGGTTATACGATGTTACCGGCGATGAGTACTTTCTCAATTATGCCAGAAAATGGAACAATTACCTAATTTACAGAGGATTAAAACCGGAGGATCTCGGATGA
- a CDS encoding D-glucuronyl C5-epimerase family protein: MSPVKKFYSLLLLFLLLTGSYLGSFEFSKRTITERADTLKNILNENQKVVLDNFFKFLSTTNVLFLFSSVEAGYSTRTFAEVLKREGNLSIGEVKMLHLTLKANNEYYSRYISPLRSFYPITFENKSPYGNVFFAEGGLNTSLPFVHYNFRGLVLYPVSALHWADLYFKNGNIEEALKILDELEGVMILRKKDKIEYALFLNYFHFENSSVPWVSGYAQGLGAGLYAKAYQITNNKTYLKTAKLFLNSFKIPYKEGGFVVNSPYGLWILEYGYNPNELVLNGHIIALQGLYYYWEITKDPYAKELFDNGTVSVAKALPYFDKEGWSLYSNIHGKAMRKYHELHIQLLEWLYEKTENEIFKEYAEKWKRSLKDVR, encoded by the coding sequence ATGAGTCCGGTAAAGAAGTTCTACTCTCTGCTACTGCTCTTCCTCCTTTTAACGGGTTCATATCTCGGAAGCTTTGAATTTTCAAAGAGGACTATAACGGAAAGAGCCGATACATTGAAGAATATCTTAAACGAGAACCAAAAGGTTGTTTTAGATAACTTCTTCAAGTTCTTAAGCACCACAAATGTCCTTTTCTTGTTTTCAAGTGTAGAAGCAGGTTACTCAACAAGAACCTTTGCAGAGGTCTTGAAAAGGGAAGGAAACCTGAGCATAGGGGAGGTTAAGATGCTGCACTTGACCCTAAAGGCCAACAACGAGTATTATTCCAGATACATATCTCCACTAAGAAGCTTTTACCCAATAACCTTTGAAAACAAAAGCCCCTATGGAAATGTTTTCTTTGCTGAAGGGGGACTTAACACCTCCCTCCCCTTTGTGCATTACAATTTCAGGGGGCTTGTTCTGTATCCGGTAAGTGCCCTTCACTGGGCTGATCTGTACTTTAAGAATGGGAACATAGAAGAAGCCCTAAAAATCTTGGATGAGCTGGAAGGGGTTATGATTCTCAGAAAGAAAGACAAAATTGAGTATGCTTTGTTTTTGAATTATTTTCATTTTGAGAATTCTTCTGTACCTTGGGTTTCTGGTTATGCCCAAGGCTTAGGAGCAGGATTATACGCTAAAGCATACCAAATAACAAACAACAAAACATACCTAAAAACAGCAAAACTCTTCCTCAATTCCTTTAAGATCCCCTACAAAGAAGGAGGATTTGTAGTGAATTCTCCATATGGACTTTGGATTCTAGAGTATGGATACAATCCAAATGAACTGGTTTTAAATGGGCACATTATAGCACTCCAAGGCCTCTACTACTACTGGGAAATCACGAAAGACCCTTATGCAAAAGAGCTATTTGACAACGGGACAGTCTCTGTTGCAAAGGCTCTTCCGTACTTTGATAAGGAAGGATGGAGTTTATACTCGAACATTCATGGAAAAGCAATGAGAAAATACCACGAACTCCATATCCAGCTCTTGGAATGGCTCTATGAAAAAACGGAAAATGAAATCTTTAAAGAATATGCAGAAAAATGGAAGAGATCACTCAAGGATGTGCGGTAG
- a CDS encoding VanZ family protein produces MRPLKYLYLIFLIYANLSPKVPSVGIAGGDKIAHFLEFLFLGLISGSKFYIVFPVILEFLQVFIPGRSFSFMDMAANLIGFGAGYLLWRWWNEGSNRRA; encoded by the coding sequence ATGAGGCCTTTGAAGTATCTCTACCTCATCTTTCTAATTTATGCCAATCTCTCTCCTAAGGTGCCATCGGTTGGGATAGCGGGAGGGGACAAAATAGCACATTTCTTGGAGTTCTTATTTCTCGGTCTGATTAGTGGGAGTAAGTTTTACATAGTTTTTCCGGTTATTCTTGAATTTCTGCAGGTCTTTATCCCGGGAAGGAGCTTTTCCTTTATGGACATGGCCGCAAACCTAATAGGGTTTGGTGCCGGTTATTTGCTCTGGAGGTGGTGGAATGAAGGTAGTAACCGAAGAGCTTAG
- a CDS encoding MBL fold metallo-hydrolase: MKVILLGSGSYSGTPKALCNCENCTRARKFPQYRRTRFSMYIPKIKALIDPSPDLYYHLKHLNEKIERVFITHPHFDHIAGLPELQVFKEIIFYSHEKTLSIAKLLQETFLGQREWRYIPLEFNKWYDFGNFKVKHFPVVHQPGEVAGGFILEIGEKRIAITGDTGPEILRDEKTLKEIQGADLLVAEMTHKHSIPRTHLGVDDAVKLAQKVNAVKTLFVHISHSNYTHEELEEKVGEVGIIGRDFMHLGI, encoded by the coding sequence ATGAAGGTCATCCTTTTGGGCTCCGGCTCTTACAGCGGGACTCCTAAGGCATTGTGCAACTGTGAGAACTGCACAAGGGCGAGGAAGTTCCCCCAATACAGAAGAACAAGGTTTTCAATGTACATCCCAAAGATAAAAGCTCTCATAGATCCCTCTCCAGATCTGTATTACCATCTAAAGCACCTAAATGAAAAAATCGAGAGGGTTTTTATAACTCATCCCCACTTTGACCACATTGCCGGGCTTCCCGAGCTACAGGTTTTTAAGGAGATTATCTTTTACTCCCATGAGAAAACTCTTAGCATTGCGAAGCTCTTGCAGGAAACTTTTTTAGGGCAGAGAGAGTGGAGATACATCCCCTTAGAGTTCAACAAATGGTATGATTTTGGAAACTTCAAGGTAAAGCACTTTCCAGTTGTTCACCAGCCCGGAGAAGTTGCCGGTGGATTCATCCTAGAGATAGGGGAGAAAAGGATCGCCATAACTGGAGACACGGGGCCAGAAATTTTGAGGGACGAGAAAACATTGAAAGAAATTCAAGGAGCCGATCTTCTCGTCGCAGAGATGACCCACAAGCATTCAATTCCTAGAACCCATCTCGGGGTGGATGATGCAGTTAAGCTCGCACAAAAAGTCAATGCAGTAAAAACGCTCTTCGTGCATATAAGCCATTCAAACTATACCCATGAGGAGCTGGAAGAAAAGGTTGGAGAGGTAGGAATAATTGGAAGGGACTTTATGCACTTGGGGATTTAA
- a CDS encoding secondary thiamine-phosphate synthase enzyme YjbQ, which produces MKVVTEELRFSTKGEIDLVDITPEVEEIVERSEIKNGQVLVFVPGATGAVVTIEHESGLLEDFKRIIKELVPRGAGYRHDLIDNNAHSHLRATILGPSLVLPVVEGKVVRGIWQQIFFVELDVRPRRRRVVVQVMGE; this is translated from the coding sequence ATGAAGGTAGTAACCGAAGAGCTTAGGTTTTCCACGAAAGGGGAAATAGATTTGGTGGATATAACCCCCGAAGTAGAGGAGATAGTAGAACGGAGCGAAATAAAAAACGGTCAAGTTCTTGTGTTTGTTCCCGGGGCAACTGGAGCCGTTGTAACAATAGAACACGAGAGCGGTCTCCTTGAGGACTTTAAAAGAATTATAAAGGAGCTTGTGCCCAGAGGTGCTGGTTACAGGCACGATTTGATAGACAACAATGCTCACTCTCATCTAAGGGCTACCATTTTGGGACCTTCACTTGTACTCCCCGTTGTTGAAGGAAAAGTTGTCAGGGGCATATGGCAGCAGATATTTTTTGTGGAGCTCGATGTAAGGCCAAGAAGAAGGAGAGTGGTTGTTCAGGTGATGGGAGAGTGA
- the glmM gene encoding phosphoglucosamine mutase translates to MGKYFGTSGIREVVNEKLTPDLALKVGKALGTFLGEGRVVVGMDTRTSGEMLKNALISGLLSTGVDVIDIGLSPTPLTGFAIRLYEADAGVTITASHNPPQYNGIKVWQPNGMAYTSEMESELERILEEEKFQQASWDRIGKLTKADPKREYIKKALEMVELSKSYKVVVDCGNGAGSIVSPYLQRELGNKVVSLNSHPSGFFVRELEPNAKSLSALSRAVKSLGADVGIAHDGDADRIGVVDDQGNFVEYEVMLSLISGYMLRKFGKGKIITTVDAGFALDDYVKPLGGEVVRVRVGDVAVAEGIMREKAIFGGEPSGTWIIPQWNLTPDGIFAGALVLEMIDKLGPISELAKEVPRYVTLRAKIPCPNEKKAKAMELIAKEALETFDYKRLIDIDGVRIENDEWWILFRPSGTEPIMRITLEAHTEEKAKELMNKAKELVERAIREA, encoded by the coding sequence ATGGGGAAGTACTTTGGGACGAGTGGTATAAGGGAAGTCGTTAATGAGAAATTAACCCCGGATCTCGCTCTGAAGGTCGGAAAGGCATTAGGGACTTTCCTTGGCGAGGGGAGAGTAGTTGTCGGGATGGACACTAGAACTAGCGGCGAGATGCTTAAAAACGCCCTAATCTCAGGTCTTTTGAGCACTGGAGTGGATGTTATTGACATCGGCCTTTCTCCCACTCCATTAACGGGCTTTGCAATAAGGCTCTATGAGGCCGATGCAGGAGTGACTATTACCGCTTCTCACAATCCTCCCCAATACAACGGCATAAAGGTGTGGCAGCCGAATGGAATGGCCTATACAAGCGAGATGGAGAGTGAGCTGGAGAGAATTCTTGAAGAGGAGAAGTTCCAGCAGGCATCTTGGGATAGAATAGGGAAGCTGACAAAGGCTGATCCAAAAAGGGAGTACATAAAAAAAGCCCTCGAAATGGTGGAACTTTCAAAAAGCTATAAGGTTGTTGTTGACTGTGGAAACGGCGCCGGGAGCATAGTTTCGCCCTATCTTCAGAGGGAGCTTGGAAATAAGGTTGTCTCACTCAACTCCCACCCATCTGGATTTTTTGTGAGGGAACTTGAGCCAAATGCTAAAAGCCTTTCAGCCCTTTCGAGGGCTGTCAAGTCCCTTGGGGCTGATGTCGGCATAGCACATGATGGAGATGCCGACAGGATTGGTGTTGTTGACGATCAGGGGAACTTTGTAGAGTATGAGGTTATGCTCTCCCTCATAAGCGGCTACATGCTTAGAAAGTTTGGAAAGGGAAAGATTATCACCACAGTTGATGCCGGTTTTGCCTTGGATGATTACGTTAAACCTTTGGGTGGAGAAGTTGTTAGGGTAAGGGTTGGAGATGTTGCAGTTGCGGAAGGAATAATGAGGGAAAAAGCAATCTTTGGGGGAGAGCCCTCTGGAACCTGGATAATTCCGCAATGGAACCTTACCCCTGATGGAATATTTGCTGGGGCTTTGGTTCTGGAGATGATTGACAAACTCGGCCCAATAAGCGAGCTGGCTAAAGAAGTGCCAAGATATGTAACTTTGAGGGCTAAAATCCCATGTCCCAATGAGAAAAAGGCAAAGGCAATGGAGCTCATAGCCAAGGAAGCTCTGGAGACCTTTGACTACAAAAGACTGATCGACATCGATGGGGTAAGGATTGAAAACGACGAGTGGTGGATCCTTTTCAGGCCTAGTGGAACCGAGCCGATAATGCGCATAACCCTTGAGGCACACACAGAGGAAAAGGCAAAGGAGTTGATGAACAAAGCGAAAGAACTTGTGGAAAGGGCTATAAGGGAGGCTTAG
- a CDS encoding AAA family ATPase, with product MIIGVVGKIAAGKTTIAKFFEERGFCRVSCSDPLIDLLTHNLSEYSWLPEVPEKSEPTRDKLIEYGRYLKETYGEDILIRLALDKKRNCENVIIDGVRSRGEIEAIKKRGGFIIYVEARPEIRYERLKKRNAGKDKVIKSFEDFLKADEAEEELYHTSNLKDLADFLIVNEGTLEELKAKVEDIIRKLTRA from the coding sequence ATGATAATAGGAGTTGTTGGTAAAATCGCAGCTGGAAAAACAACAATTGCAAAGTTTTTCGAGGAGAGAGGTTTTTGCAGGGTTTCATGCAGTGATCCGTTAATTGATCTTTTAACTCACAACCTAAGCGAATATTCATGGCTTCCTGAAGTTCCAGAAAAGAGCGAACCAACAAGAGATAAACTCATTGAATACGGCAGATACCTAAAGGAAACCTACGGGGAAGATATCCTGATAAGACTCGCATTGGACAAGAAAAGAAACTGCGAAAACGTTATCATCGACGGAGTTCGCTCGAGAGGTGAGATAGAGGCGATAAAAAAGCGAGGCGGGTTTATAATCTATGTTGAAGCGAGGCCGGAGATAAGGTATGAACGCTTAAAGAAGAGAAACGCAGGTAAAGATAAGGTGATAAAAAGCTTTGAAGATTTCTTAAAGGCTGATGAAGCTGAGGAGGAGCTTTATCATACGAGCAATCTTAAAGATTTGGCTGACTTTTTGATTGTAAATGAAGGAACTTTGGAAGAGCTGAAGGCAAAGGTCGAGGACATAATAAGGAAGCTCACTCGTGCATGA
- a CDS encoding thiamine-phosphate synthase family protein has protein sequence MKTPCEFWAEEVMPNLRANVARILYSKGLTQAKIAEHLGITQAMVSKYLTGKYRRLSGELGKEVEKVAQEVAGLILYGAKKEDLVRFLNRKFFEMFRSGILCKGYLDYIGSSDESLCREIFTEEPSRTQILEELSLALSELLRDEKFLELIPEVRSNFAYSLPKPKEKNDVAAIPGRITVVKGKAYALPPEFGVSEHMAEVLIGLSEIFPEVRSVLNIRYDEKISGALKKAGFKVGTVEKSERSEEETVKLITEEFKKKGILDAVIDKGGFGIEPCVYIFGKSPIEVVEKVKKLERFL, from the coding sequence ATGAAAACCCCTTGTGAATTCTGGGCTGAGGAAGTTATGCCCAACCTCAGGGCAAATGTTGCTCGGATTTTATACTCCAAAGGCTTAACTCAGGCGAAAATAGCGGAACACCTGGGAATTACCCAAGCGATGGTTAGCAAATACCTAACTGGCAAGTATAGAAGGCTGAGTGGTGAACTTGGTAAGGAGGTTGAAAAGGTCGCTCAAGAGGTTGCGGGGCTTATTCTGTATGGGGCAAAAAAGGAGGACTTGGTAAGGTTTTTGAACAGAAAGTTCTTTGAAATGTTCAGGAGCGGAATTCTTTGCAAGGGCTATTTGGATTACATTGGTAGCAGTGATGAGTCTCTATGCCGAGAAATATTCACTGAAGAGCCTTCAAGAACTCAGATTTTAGAAGAGCTTTCCTTGGCCTTAAGTGAGTTGCTTCGTGATGAGAAGTTTTTGGAGTTAATTCCTGAGGTCAGAAGCAACTTTGCCTATTCCCTTCCAAAACCAAAAGAAAAGAACGATGTTGCTGCCATTCCAGGGAGGATAACAGTGGTAAAGGGAAAAGCCTACGCTTTGCCTCCAGAATTTGGGGTGAGCGAACACATGGCAGAGGTGTTGATTGGGCTTTCTGAAATTTTTCCCGAAGTTAGAAGTGTTTTGAACATAAGGTACGACGAGAAAATATCGGGTGCCCTTAAAAAGGCAGGTTTTAAAGTTGGAACTGTAGAAAAAAGCGAGAGAAGCGAGGAAGAAACCGTTAAACTAATCACCGAAGAGTTTAAGAAAAAAGGGATTCTTGATGCTGTGATAGATAAGGGGGGATTCGGAATAGAACCTTGTGTTTATATCTTTGGCAAAAGCCCAATAGAGGTCGTTGAAAAAGTTAAAAAACTGGAGCGTTTTCTATGA
- a CDS encoding flavodoxin family protein: protein MSAIIVYVSIHHKNTEKIVKAIAEVLNAELVKPWEVKPEELLKYDLIGFGSGIYYWKHHRALFKLIDNLPEVKGKKAFIFSTAGINIPFINHRKLRRALRRKGFEIVGEFSCRGWDTNGWLEKIGGISKGHPNEKDLERARRFAKRLASLQRDQDSADNY, encoded by the coding sequence ATGAGCGCTATCATTGTTTACGTCTCTATCCACCACAAAAACACGGAAAAGATAGTCAAAGCAATAGCAGAAGTTCTTAATGCAGAGCTCGTCAAGCCATGGGAAGTAAAACCTGAAGAACTCCTGAAATATGATCTCATAGGGTTTGGCTCCGGCATCTACTACTGGAAGCACCATAGGGCGCTCTTTAAGCTTATAGATAACCTTCCAGAAGTGAAAGGGAAGAAAGCATTTATTTTCTCGACAGCAGGGATAAATATCCCATTTATCAACCACAGGAAGCTAAGAAGGGCTTTAAGGAGGAAAGGATTTGAAATAGTTGGAGAGTTCTCCTGCAGGGGCTGGGACACCAACGGATGGCTAGAGAAGATTGGAGGAATTAGTAAGGGGCATCCAAATGAAAAGGATTTGGAAAGGGCAAGAAGGTTTGCAAAAAGGTTAGCCTCACTTCAGCGAGACCAAGATAGCGCCGATAACTATTAA
- a CDS encoding EamA family transporter, translating to MEIPIYIFYAILSAIFAALVAIFGKIGLEGIDSTLATTIRAFIMFMFLLLVSAFQGKLKGGITSKQFAFIVLSGVAGALSWLFYFLALKTGTVKAVVAIDRTSVVFAIAFAWLLLGEEVTLRAFIGALLIVIGAILVSLK from the coding sequence TTGGAAATTCCCATTTACATATTTTATGCTATTTTATCCGCTATATTTGCCGCTTTGGTTGCGATATTTGGAAAAATTGGTCTTGAGGGGATAGATTCAACTCTGGCCACTACGATTAGGGCGTTTATCATGTTTATGTTTCTGCTTCTGGTCTCAGCCTTTCAAGGAAAGCTGAAAGGAGGAATAACTTCAAAGCAATTTGCCTTTATAGTATTGTCTGGCGTTGCTGGGGCGCTTTCTTGGCTTTTCTACTTTTTGGCACTAAAAACGGGGACTGTTAAAGCTGTTGTGGCTATAGACAGGACTAGTGTGGTCTTTGCAATAGCGTTTGCATGGCTTTTGCTTGGAGAAGAGGTAACTTTGAGGGCTTTTATTGGGGCTTTATTAATAGTTATCGGCGCTATCTTGGTCTCGCTGAAGTGA
- a CDS encoding cysteine desulfurase, giving the protein MRIPEDVRKDIPLTQEVIYFDNTATSLTPKPVVEAMDEYYLKYRANVHRGVHRLSQKATHEYEKAREITAKFIGAKFEEIVFTKNTSESLNLTALGLEGIFKKGDKIVTTPYEHHSDLLPWQRLAKKLGLKLEIIEGDNEGNLDLADAEKKIKGAKLVAIQHVSNALGVIHEVEEIGKMAKEEGAIFVVDAAQSVGHMEVDVNKLHADFLAFSGHKGPMGPTGIGVLYIREEFFDVFEPPLIGGGTIEDVDLYDYKLTEPPERYEAGTPNIGGAIGLAAGIKYIEKIGIDKIEKQEHKLVKRTTEGLTELEVPWYGPRDLKKHAGVVSFNVPPLHPHDVAAVLDEHNIMVRSGHHCALPVMKKLGINGTVRASFHVYNSIEEVETFLGVMEELVKSLR; this is encoded by the coding sequence ATGAGAATACCCGAAGATGTTCGGAAAGACATCCCTTTAACGCAAGAAGTTATATATTTTGACAACACCGCAACTTCTCTAACCCCCAAACCAGTTGTTGAGGCCATGGACGAGTATTATTTGAAATATAGGGCAAACGTCCACCGTGGAGTTCACAGGCTCTCTCAAAAGGCGACCCATGAATATGAAAAGGCAAGGGAAATCACAGCAAAGTTCATTGGAGCTAAATTTGAGGAGATTGTGTTCACAAAGAACACGAGTGAAAGCTTGAATTTAACGGCTCTTGGTTTGGAGGGGATTTTTAAGAAAGGAGACAAGATAGTGACAACTCCCTACGAACATCACTCCGACTTGCTCCCTTGGCAGAGATTAGCCAAAAAACTTGGACTGAAACTGGAGATAATCGAAGGAGACAACGAAGGAAACTTGGATTTAGCGGATGCGGAGAAGAAAATCAAGGGAGCAAAGCTTGTAGCCATACAGCATGTCTCCAATGCTCTTGGAGTTATCCACGAGGTAGAAGAAATCGGAAAGATGGCAAAAGAAGAAGGAGCAATATTTGTTGTCGATGCAGCCCAAAGCGTTGGCCACATGGAGGTTGACGTTAACAAACTTCACGCAGACTTCTTGGCATTTTCGGGACACAAAGGGCCAATGGGCCCAACTGGAATAGGAGTGCTTTACATAAGGGAGGAATTCTTCGATGTGTTCGAGCCCCCGTTAATAGGTGGGGGAACAATTGAAGACGTCGATCTCTACGATTACAAGCTCACCGAACCACCAGAGCGCTATGAAGCCGGTACGCCAAATATTGGAGGGGCAATAGGTCTTGCTGCTGGAATAAAGTACATTGAAAAAATAGGCATAGACAAAATCGAAAAGCAAGAGCACAAGCTTGTGAAAAGAACAACTGAAGGCTTAACAGAGCTTGAAGTTCCATGGTACGGACCAAGAGACCTCAAAAAGCATGCTGGAGTTGTGAGTTTTAACGTCCCTCCGCTTCACCCCCATGACGTTGCCGCCGTTCTGGATGAGCACAACATTATGGTAAGGAGCGGTCATCACTGTGCATTGCCGGTAATGAAAAAGCTTGGCATAAATGGAACTGTTAGGGCTTCTTTCCATGTATACAACAGCATTGAAGAAGTTGAAACGTTCCTTGGGGTTATGGAGGAGCTTGTGAAAAGTTTAAGGTAA
- a CDS encoding ATP-binding protein, whose amino-acid sequence MFIDRKDELTLLEERLKSGKAQFVVIYGRRRVGKTALILEFLRRHGGVYLLARETSEAENLERFSLRLAEYFNDSFLKKNPLRSWDAFFEYLSTKAEKPLIIAIDEFPYLVKGNKALPSILQEYWEMRLSKGKVFLIISGSSVSMMERLLGYKSPLYGRRTAQLKLKPLDFFNAREFLPKYSLEDFVRVYGILGGTPAYLLEFSDEKSIEENLKGYFRVDSFLYGDALFVLREELDEPRNYFAIMEAIARGKTTLGEIVNDTGLERATVGKYLSVLIDLDLVRRELPVTASRKSRKGRYYIADNYFAFWFRYVYPNADMIESGSGELLVDAVMADIDHYTGGVFEGVAREFLLRLNRSGELPFKFTRIGRWWHKEEEIDLVALNEREKKALFVEVKWKNLKEREARGILRDLERKAELVGLDGWGKSYGLVAKSVEEKEGLREEGFLVWDLDDIEEAAQ is encoded by the coding sequence ATGTTCATAGACAGGAAGGATGAGCTGACCCTCCTTGAGGAGAGACTGAAGAGCGGGAAGGCGCAGTTCGTCGTGATCTACGGCAGGAGGAGGGTGGGAAAGACCGCCCTCATCCTTGAATTCCTAAGGCGACACGGCGGAGTTTACCTGCTTGCGAGGGAGACGAGCGAAGCTGAGAACCTCGAGCGCTTCTCCCTCCGCCTCGCTGAATACTTCAACGATTCATTCCTCAAAAAGAACCCCCTGCGGAGCTGGGACGCGTTCTTCGAGTACCTCTCAACTAAGGCCGAAAAGCCCCTCATCATAGCCATAGACGAGTTCCCCTACCTCGTGAAGGGAAACAAAGCCCTGCCCTCAATCCTCCAGGAGTACTGGGAGATGAGACTCTCGAAGGGGAAGGTATTTCTAATAATCTCCGGCTCAAGCGTCTCGATGATGGAGAGGCTCTTGGGCTACAAGAGCCCGCTCTACGGCAGAAGAACCGCTCAGCTCAAGCTTAAGCCCCTCGACTTCTTCAATGCAAGAGAGTTCCTTCCAAAATACTCGCTTGAGGACTTTGTAAGGGTCTATGGGATTTTAGGAGGCACGCCGGCCTACCTCCTTGAGTTCAGCGATGAAAAAAGCATTGAGGAGAACCTTAAGGGGTACTTCCGCGTTGATTCATTCCTCTATGGCGATGCGCTCTTCGTCCTCCGTGAGGAGCTTGACGAGCCGAGGAACTACTTTGCCATAATGGAGGCGATAGCTAGGGGAAAGACAACGCTCGGGGAGATAGTGAACGATACTGGCCTTGAGAGGGCCACCGTCGGAAAGTATCTCAGCGTGCTCATAGACCTCGACCTCGTGAGGAGGGAACTGCCCGTAACGGCGAGTAGAAAGAGCAGGAAGGGGAGATACTACATAGCGGACAACTACTTTGCCTTCTGGTTCCGCTACGTTTACCCCAACGCCGACATGATCGAGAGCGGCAGCGGGGAGCTTCTCGTTGATGCCGTCATGGCCGACATAGACCACTACACAGGGGGAGTGTTTGAAGGTGTGGCCAGGGAGTTCCTCCTGAGGTTGAACAGGAGTGGTGAGCTTCCGTTTAAGTTCACCAGGATTGGAAGGTGGTGGCACAAGGAAGAGGAGATTGACCTCGTTGCCCTCAACGAGCGTGAGAAGAAGGCGCTCTTCGTCGAGGTCAAGTGGAAAAACCTCAAAGAGAGGGAAGCGAGGGGGATTTTGAGGGACTTGGAGAGGAAGGCAGAACTTGTGGGTCTCGATGGATGGGGGAAGAGCTATGGACTTGTCGCTAAAAGTGTCGAGGAGAAGGAGGGACTTAGAGAGGAGGGGTTCTTAGTGTGGGACTTGGATGACATCGAGGAAGCGGCCCAGTGA